One stretch of bacterium DNA includes these proteins:
- a CDS encoding cyclodeaminase/cyclohydrolase family protein, translating into MLTDLTITDFLKKLGSREPAPGGGSSAALAASLGANLLSMVCRLTAGKKGYEEFWDECKGENAGIAEAADRLRVLIDEDTEAFNALMAS; encoded by the coding sequence ATGCTGACGGACCTCACCATCACGGATTTCCTGAAGAAACTCGGCAGCAGGGAACCGGCCCCCGGGGGAGGCTCCTCGGCGGCTCTGGCGGCCAGTCTGGGAGCGAACCTCCTCTCCATGGTCTGCCGGTTGACCGCGGGGAAGAAGGGGTACGAGGAGTTCTGGGACGAGTGCAAGGGGGAGAACGCCGGGATCGCCGAGGCCGCCGACAGGCTCCGCGTGCTGATTGACGAGGACACCGAGGCCTTCAACGCCCTGATGGCCTC
- the hutI gene encoding imidazolonepropionase, whose translation MNPPKPPKVTARDDGYPDLIVHNASLVLTCAGKGPRRGPEQDELHAVPDGAVAVTGSRITAVGPVTDIMQMGGVPTTLLDARGGIVMPGMVDPHTHPVYGGNRADEFLKRLAGASYEELQAAGGGIQATVDATRKMRVSDLVESSRGRLWSMFFAGVTTFEAKSGYGLSVAGEMAILQAIRELDAEGPWDLVPTFLGAHALPREYADDRGGYVDLVCEKMIPKVAALELAEFCDVFCERGAFTVEESRRILQAGRAHGLEPKVHADELSLSGGTRLGVEVGARSVDHLPYVSDEEIELLGKSKTAAVLLPATTFFLLQDRYAPGRKLVDAGAVVALASDHNPGSSHTLSMGRIIELGVMRCGLTVREALNAVTVNAAYAVGREKEVGSLEPGKQADLIILNVSTPEELIYAWGVNHVVAVIKRGRLVDRRRQPDETRPKTQRFSDLFS comes from the coding sequence ATGAACCCGCCCAAACCCCCCAAGGTTACCGCCCGGGACGACGGATACCCCGATCTGATCGTCCACAATGCCTCGCTGGTCCTTACCTGCGCGGGGAAGGGACCCCGGCGGGGTCCGGAGCAGGACGAGCTCCACGCCGTACCCGACGGCGCCGTGGCCGTCACCGGCAGCCGGATCACGGCCGTGGGCCCCGTTACCGATATCATGCAGATGGGCGGTGTCCCCACCACCCTCCTCGACGCCCGGGGCGGGATTGTCATGCCCGGGATGGTGGACCCCCACACCCACCCGGTTTACGGGGGGAACCGGGCCGACGAGTTCCTGAAGCGCCTGGCCGGCGCGAGCTACGAGGAACTGCAGGCCGCCGGCGGCGGAATACAGGCCACCGTGGACGCCACCCGGAAGATGCGCGTATCCGACCTCGTCGAGAGCTCCCGGGGAAGGCTGTGGAGCATGTTCTTCGCCGGGGTGACCACCTTCGAGGCCAAGTCGGGCTACGGCCTCTCCGTAGCCGGTGAAATGGCCATCCTTCAGGCCATCCGGGAGCTCGACGCCGAGGGCCCCTGGGACCTGGTGCCGACCTTTCTCGGCGCCCACGCCCTGCCCCGCGAGTACGCCGACGACCGCGGGGGTTACGTGGACCTGGTCTGCGAGAAGATGATCCCCAAGGTGGCCGCCCTGGAACTGGCCGAGTTCTGCGACGTCTTCTGCGAACGGGGCGCCTTCACCGTGGAGGAGAGCCGCCGCATCCTCCAGGCGGGCCGGGCCCACGGCCTTGAACCCAAGGTGCACGCCGACGAGCTTTCCCTCTCGGGGGGCACCCGGCTGGGCGTCGAGGTCGGCGCCCGCAGCGTGGACCACCTGCCCTACGTGAGCGACGAGGAGATTGAACTTTTAGGTAAAAGCAAGACCGCGGCCGTACTCCTTCCCGCGACCACCTTCTTCCTTCTCCAGGACCGATACGCGCCGGGGCGCAAGCTGGTAGACGCCGGGGCCGTCGTCGCCCTGGCCTCGGACCACAACCCCGGTTCCTCCCACACCCTCTCCATGGGGCGGATCATCGAGCTCGGGGTGATGCGGTGCGGTCTGACGGTGCGCGAGGCGCTCAACGCCGTCACGGTGAACGCCGCCTACGCCGTGGGACGCGAGAAAGAGGTGGGCAGCCTCGAACCGGGCAAGCAGGCCGATCTCATCATCCTGAACGTGAGCACGCCCGAGGAGCTAATCTACGCCTGGGGCGTCAACCACGTCGTCGCCGTCATCAAGCGGGGTCGGCTGGTGGACCGCCGCCGGCAGCCCGACGAAACCCGACCCAAAACGCAACGGTTCTCGGACCTCTTCAGTTGA
- the ftcD gene encoding glutamate formimidoyltransferase: MAALIEWVPNISEGRRADVVKACVEPLKSIEGVRLLDFSSDPDHNRSVITCVGGPKGLREATLALYARAVELIDMNQHSGEHSRIGAVDVSPYVPVRDAQMSDCDALARECARAVAEKFDLPVYLYRESATAPHRQSQSDIRKGEYEGLAEKMRDPLWKPDFGPDEPHPTAGATIMGGRPFLIAFNVNLGTTDAGIAKRIAKAVRGSSGGFVHIQGAGFYLEDHEEGPVAVKSYDERGAMVTHQGSFTRKTGMVQISMNFLDYTKTPLFRVVETIRREAARYGVPVIQTELVGLAPADAFIDSAKWYMQVDNLKNSQIIDFQI, encoded by the coding sequence ATGGCGGCGCTGATCGAATGGGTCCCCAACATCAGCGAGGGCCGGCGGGCCGATGTCGTAAAGGCCTGCGTCGAGCCCTTGAAGTCCATCGAGGGCGTCAGGCTCCTGGATTTCTCATCCGACCCGGATCACAACCGCTCGGTCATCACCTGTGTGGGCGGTCCGAAGGGGCTCAGGGAGGCCACCCTGGCCCTCTATGCCAGGGCCGTCGAGCTCATAGACATGAACCAGCACTCGGGCGAGCACTCGCGCATAGGCGCGGTGGACGTCAGCCCCTACGTTCCGGTGCGCGACGCGCAGATGTCGGACTGCGACGCCCTGGCCAGGGAGTGCGCCCGGGCCGTGGCGGAAAAATTCGATCTGCCCGTGTACCTCTACCGCGAATCGGCGACGGCCCCGCACCGCCAGAGCCAGTCCGACATCCGCAAGGGGGAGTACGAGGGCCTCGCCGAGAAGATGCGGGACCCCCTGTGGAAGCCCGATTTCGGTCCGGACGAGCCGCACCCCACCGCCGGCGCGACCATCATGGGCGGCCGGCCCTTCCTCATCGCCTTCAACGTCAACCTGGGCACCACCGACGCCGGAATCGCCAAGCGCATCGCCAAGGCCGTCCGCGGCTCCTCGGGCGGCTTCGTCCACATCCAGGGGGCGGGTTTCTACCTCGAGGACCACGAGGAGGGCCCCGTCGCCGTCAAGAGCTACGATGAGCGCGGCGCCATGGTCACCCACCAGGGCTCTTTCACCCGGAAAACGGGCATGGTCCAAATCTCGATGAATTTTCTGGACTACACCAAGACCCCGCTCTTCCGCGTCGTGGAAACCATCCGGCGCGAGGCGGCCCGCTACGGCGTCCCCGTCATCCAGACCGAGCTCGTCGGCCTGGCGCCCGCCGACGCCTTCATAGATTCCGCCAAGTGGTACATGCAGGTGGACAACCTGAAGAACTCCCAGATCATAGACTTTCAAATCTAA